GCTGCAGCTCTGCGCGCATCTCCTCGATCGGCACGGTGAAGTCCACATCCATCTCCACCGTGCCGAACAGCTCGGTCGCGTTGCGGGTCCAGTTCTCGAACGGGTTGGTGGTGAAGTAGGTGGTCGGCAGCACCAGCCGACGCTGGTCCCAGATCTGGACCACCACGTAGGTCAAGGTGATCTCGTCGATGCGGCCGTACTCGCCCTCGAGCACCACGATGTCGCCGACGCGGATCGCGTCGGAGAACGAGATCTGCATCCCGGCGAACACCGACCCCAGCGAGGTCTGGGCGGCCAGACCGGCGACCACCGACAGCACCCCGGCGGAGGCGAACAGCGTGGTGCCGATCTGGGTGAAGCCCGGGAACGTCATCAACGCCGCCGCCGCGCCGAGCACGACGATGATGACGATCGCCAGCCGCCGCAGCGTCATCACCTGGGTTTGGATCCGGCGTTGTCGCCGGTGCCCGCCGGTGAGCTGGTCGTCGCCGAAGGTCAATCGGGCCACGGCGCGGCGCTCGGCGACCATCACCAGGCTGGCGACCAGCCAGGTGACCGTGGCGATGATCACGATGTGCAGCACGTGGTCGACGCGGGGACGCCAGGCGGTGTCGGCGGCGACGGTGGCGGCCAGCGCGATGTTCGCCCCGATCGCCATCAACGTGGCGCGAAACGGTCGGCGGGTGAACGTCGCCAGGTCGTGGACGATGCCGCGGTCACGGCCGAAGCGCCGCAGCAGCCAGGAGACCACCCACCCCAGTAGGTAGGCCACGGCGATCGCGGCGATCACCCAGGCGGCGATCCACGCCAGTTGGGTGGCCGAGGTGAAACGGGGGGAGGATTGCAGCTCGAATCCCTCGAGCATCAATGATCAACTCCTGCGAGTCGAGTGCGGTCGGGGTCCGTCCCGAGCCTAGGGCAGACCCGCGATCACGTCAGCGCCTCGCGCCACACGGCGTGTGCCGCACTCACCGGCTGCGGCGCTCGATTCCCGACGCGAGCCGCTGGACCATGTCGGTGAACAGCGCGTCGGGGTCGACCCCCTGCATCGCCCCGGTCATCTCCAACAGCACGAACCCGTGCATCGCCGACCAGAACTCCAGCGCCGCGCCGAACGCCTCCTCGCCGCCGAGCCCGTAGGAGGTCAGCATCTCGATGATCGGCGCGGCCGCCGCGCGGGTGGCGGCGGTGAACTCCGGGTCGTCGCCGGCCAGCGGCATCCGGGTGAACGCCGAGTAGCGCCCCGGATGGTGGTGGGCGTAGCTGCGGTAGGCGCCGGCCATCGCCACGACCGCGTCGTCGCGCGCACGGCCGGCCCCGACCCGGTTGAGCATCCCGATGATGTCGTCGACCACGCGCATCCGCACCGTGCGCCGCAGGTCCTCGAGGCTGTCGACGTGGTTGTACAGCGACGGGCCCTTGGTCCCCAGTTGCGCGGCGAGCGCATTGATCGTCAACGCCTCCCAGCCGTCCCGGTCGAGGAACGTCAACGCCCCGTTGACGATGCTCTCCCGACTCAGCCGTGCCGACCGCGTTGCCATGCGTCGTCTCCACCCCGCTCATGTCCCACGGCCCGCCGCGGATCAGCCGCGCCCAGACGTGTGTCCGACCCGCACTGTAGTTGACCGCCCCGGCCGGCGGGGGCAGTCAAGTCGCCCATCGCGACCCCGGCCGCCCCCGCACGTCGTAGGCTCAGGGATGATCCGACGAATCGGACTGTCGAGACTGCCCGGAGGTGGTGCACGGTGAAAAGGATGACCGTCGGCGCGCTGGCCGCGGGATGCGCCACCGGGGTGACCGCGGTGCTGATCGCCGCGATGGCCGCCGCGCCGCCGGCCCGGGCGATCTACGGCGACACCCACATCATGGGCCAGGGCATTCACCAGACGATCGACTGCAACAACGCCACCCTCTACGTCAACGGCACGCAGAACATCATCAACGCCGTCGGGACGTGCTGGGCGGTGACCCTGCAGGGCTCGTCGAACACCGTCATCGCCGACACCGTCGTCCACGACATCACCGTGTTCGGTATCGACCACACCGTGTTCTTCCACGACGGCGAACCCGCACTGATCGACCGCGGCCGCGAGTTGGGCATGGCCAACCGGCTGCAGCGTCTGCCCGCCTGAGCATGCGCCGCCGTCACCGCGCACCGGTCGCGCTCGCGGCGTTTCTGCTCGCCGGCCTGCCCGCCGGGTGCGGCTCGGGACACGAGGACGCCGACAGCAGCCCCACCGCGCAGGTACAGGTCGGCGACACCGTCAACTACGGGTCGGTCGGCACCACTGCCGAACTCGATTGCGGGGACGGCAAATCGCTCAACGTGGGCGGGTCGAACAACACCCTGACGGTCACCGGGACCTGCCGCTCGGTGAAGATCGGGGGCACCGACAACAAGATCACCGTCGAGCGGATCGACGCCGACCTGTCGATCGTGGGGTTCAACAACACCGTCACTTACCGGCAGGGCGATCCGGCCGTCAGCGATCTGGGGTCGGAGAACATCATCAACCGCGGTTAGCCGGGCGCGCCGTGCCGGCCGGCCCCGGCGCTGAACCGGCCCGCCCCGGCGGCGGCTTCGGCGGCGACGGCGGCGAAACTGCCGAACTCGAACGCCAGGGCGTCGGGCTCCGGACGGCCCCACTGGTGCAGCACCGAGGATCGGTCGGCGCGCAGGCAGCGTTGCGGCAGACCGGCGAGGTCGGCGGCCAGGTCCTCGGCCGCCGCCCGGGCCTGCCCCACCGCGACGACCCGGTTGGCCAGCCCGATCGCCGCGGCTTCGTCGGCGTCGACGGCGCGGCCGGTCAAGATCATGTCCAGCGCCCGGCTCTGGCCGATCAACCGCGGCAGCCGCACCGTGCCCCCGTCGATCAGCGGCACTCCCCACCGGCGGCAGAACACCCCGAACACCGCATCCTCGGCGGCGACCCGCAAATCGCACCAGAGCGCCAGTTCCAGCCCGCCGGCGACGGCGTAGCCGTGCACCGCGGCGATCACCGGCTTGGACAGCACCATGCGCGT
This sequence is a window from Mycolicibacillus parakoreensis. Protein-coding genes within it:
- a CDS encoding DUF3060 domain-containing protein; the protein is MTVGALAAGCATGVTAVLIAAMAAAPPARAIYGDTHIMGQGIHQTIDCNNATLYVNGTQNIINAVGTCWAVTLQGSSNTVIADTVVHDITVFGIDHTVFFHDGEPALIDRGRELGMANRLQRLPA
- a CDS encoding crotonase/enoyl-CoA hydratase family protein — its product is MTDLVQVHRSGPVTTVVINRPEARNAVNAPTAAALYDAFDAFDRDDGAAVAVLCGAGESFCAGADLKAFGTPDVNRVAPDGPGPMGPTRMVLSKPVIAAVHGYAVAGGLELALWCDLRVAAEDAVFGVFCRRWGVPLIDGGTVRLPRLIGQSRALDMILTGRAVDADEAAAIGLANRVVAVGQARAAAEDLAADLAGLPQRCLRADRSSVLHQWGRPEPDALAFEFGSFAAVAAEAAAGAGRFSAGAGRHGAPG
- a CDS encoding mechanosensitive ion channel family protein; this translates as MQSSPRFTSATQLAWIAAWVIAAIAVAYLLGWVVSWLLRRFGRDRGIVHDLATFTRRPFRATLMAIGANIALAATVAADTAWRPRVDHVLHIVIIATVTWLVASLVMVAERRAVARLTFGDDQLTGGHRRQRRIQTQVMTLRRLAIVIIVVLGAAAALMTFPGFTQIGTTLFASAGVLSVVAGLAAQTSLGSVFAGMQISFSDAIRVGDIVVLEGEYGRIDEITLTYVVVQIWDQRRLVLPTTYFTTNPFENWTRNATELFGTVEMDVDFTVPIEEMRAELQRLLTANKLWDGRASSLRVTDAVGGYLRVRPTVSAADADSLFLLRCAVREGLIGWLQRTYPEALPRFRVDQQLPAATEPARAAVSERTDGADRAG
- a CDS encoding DUF3060 domain-containing protein, with protein sequence MRRRHRAPVALAAFLLAGLPAGCGSGHEDADSSPTAQVQVGDTVNYGSVGTTAELDCGDGKSLNVGGSNNTLTVTGTCRSVKIGGTDNKITVERIDADLSIVGFNNTVTYRQGDPAVSDLGSENIINRG
- a CDS encoding TetR/AcrR family transcriptional regulator yields the protein MATRSARLSRESIVNGALTFLDRDGWEALTINALAAQLGTKGPSLYNHVDSLEDLRRTVRMRVVDDIIGMLNRVGAGRARDDAVVAMAGAYRSYAHHHPGRYSAFTRMPLAGDDPEFTAATRAAAAPIIEMLTSYGLGGEEAFGAALEFWSAMHGFVLLEMTGAMQGVDPDALFTDMVQRLASGIERRSR